From Solidesulfovibrio carbinoliphilus subsp. oakridgensis, the proteins below share one genomic window:
- the bioD gene encoding dethiobiotin synthase, with protein MTGYFITGTGTGIGKSWFSAFFAARLKAEGKTVRYVKPVATGYPEDDDAAFVAGRAGLAPEDAVTLYTAAEPASPCFVFDPFPFAECVSRIEALGTDRDVLLVESAGGLAVPLGGRRYNYHFALALGLQTILVVPNRLGCLSDALVYGHFALRHKLPLAAIALNDHFAESPRHADRNAGVLEGEFPGKVAWRYDAETLRAWGEPL; from the coding sequence ATGACAGGCTATTTCATCACCGGCACGGGCACGGGCATCGGCAAATCCTGGTTTTCGGCTTTTTTCGCGGCCAGGCTCAAGGCCGAGGGCAAGACCGTCCGGTACGTCAAGCCCGTGGCCACGGGCTATCCCGAGGACGACGACGCGGCCTTCGTGGCCGGCCGGGCCGGGCTGGCTCCCGAGGACGCGGTCACGCTCTACACGGCGGCCGAGCCGGCTTCCCCGTGCTTCGTGTTCGACCCCTTTCCGTTTGCGGAGTGCGTCTCGCGCATCGAGGCCCTCGGGACCGACCGCGACGTCCTTCTCGTCGAAAGCGCCGGCGGCCTGGCCGTGCCGCTCGGCGGGCGGCGCTACAACTACCACTTCGCCCTGGCCCTTGGCCTCCAAACCATCCTGGTCGTGCCCAACAGGCTCGGCTGCCTGTCCGACGCCCTCGTCTACGGCCACTTTGCCCTGCGCCACAAGCTGCCGCTGGCCGCCATCGCCCTAAACGACCACTTTGCCGAATCGCCGCGCCACGCCGACCGCAACGCAGGCGTGCTCGAAGGGGAGTTCCCGGGCAAGGTGGCCTGGCGGTATGACGCCGAGACATTGAGAGCCTGGGGGGAACCGCTTTGA
- a CDS encoding 2-amino-3,7-dideoxy-D-threo-hept-6-ulosonate synthase, with translation MTIGKSIRLERILNRDTGRTIIVPLDHGVSVGPIEGIADMREAVTNIVAGGANAVLMHKGVVRCGHRARGRDVGLIIHLSASTNLSPYPNAKTLVCTVEEAIRLGADAVSVHVNLGDETEARMLDDLGMVTEAAASWSVPVLAMVYARGPKVRNEFDADVVAHCARVGNELGADMVKVPYTGDPDSFARVVAGCCVPVVIAGGPKTDSTRGFLTMIADSVMAGGTGLSVGRNIFQDPDPARLLQAVTAIVHENASVDAAMKMLGRE, from the coding sequence ATGACCATCGGCAAATCCATCCGCCTCGAACGCATCCTCAACCGCGACACCGGCCGCACCATCATCGTGCCCCTCGACCACGGCGTTTCCGTCGGCCCCATCGAGGGCATTGCGGACATGCGCGAGGCGGTCACCAACATCGTGGCCGGCGGCGCCAACGCCGTGCTCATGCACAAGGGGGTGGTGCGGTGCGGCCACCGGGCCCGGGGCCGGGACGTGGGGCTCATCATCCACCTGTCCGCCTCGACCAACCTGTCGCCCTACCCCAACGCCAAGACGCTTGTCTGCACCGTGGAAGAGGCCATCCGGCTCGGGGCCGACGCCGTGTCCGTGCACGTGAACCTCGGCGACGAGACCGAGGCCCGGATGCTCGACGACTTGGGGATGGTGACCGAGGCGGCGGCCTCGTGGAGCGTGCCGGTCCTGGCCATGGTCTACGCCCGGGGACCGAAGGTCCGAAACGAGTTCGACGCGGACGTGGTGGCCCACTGCGCCCGGGTGGGCAACGAGCTCGGCGCGGACATGGTGAAGGTGCCCTACACCGGCGATCCGGACAGCTTCGCCCGGGTCGTGGCCGGCTGCTGCGTGCCGGTCGTCATCGCCGGCGGCCCCAAGACCGACTCCACGCGCGGCTTTCTGACCATGATCGCGGACAGCGTCATGGCCGGCGGCACCGGCCTCTCGGTCGGCCGCAACATCTTCCAGGACCCGGACCCGGCCAGGCTCTTGCAGGCCGTGACGGCCATCGTGCACGAAAACGCGAGTGTGGACGCGGCCATGAAAATGCTGGGACGGGAATAA
- a CDS encoding response regulator, with product MANLSVAMNMISLIIVDDHEIVREGTRYFLSGIPTVRVVGMAATPGEALQLVARYYPDVALVDLGLPSLEIGRGLIEDIKAHHPRVKILAFTAHEDALAIHSSLAAGADGYLLKTASTDELATAIMAVATGKKYLSPDVSANVVDGFVNPDGGSHGSKVNLSRREREVLRFVMESRGNKEIGELLFISHRTVEKHKASLKKKLLCDTDVELAIYCMKNDIL from the coding sequence GTGGCCAATCTATCTGTCGCCATGAATATGATCAGTCTCATCATCGTCGATGATCATGAAATCGTTCGGGAAGGCACGCGGTATTTCCTGAGCGGCATTCCCACGGTCCGGGTCGTTGGCATGGCCGCCACCCCCGGCGAAGCCCTGCAACTCGTGGCCAGGTATTATCCGGACGTGGCCCTGGTGGACCTCGGCCTGCCGTCTCTGGAGATCGGCCGGGGCCTGATCGAGGACATCAAAGCCCACCATCCCCGGGTCAAGATACTGGCTTTCACCGCGCACGAGGATGCCTTGGCCATCCACAGTTCCCTGGCCGCCGGGGCGGATGGCTATCTCCTCAAAACCGCATCCACCGACGAACTGGCCACCGCCATCATGGCCGTGGCCACAGGCAAGAAGTACCTGAGTCCGGACGTGTCGGCCAATGTGGTGGACGGGTTTGTCAACCCTGACGGCGGATCGCATGGCAGCAAAGTCAATTTGTCGCGCCGGGAACGGGAAGTGCTGCGGTTTGTCATGGAAAGCAGAGGCAACAAGGAAATCGGGGAGCTGCTTTTCATCAGTCATCGGACCGTGGAAAAGCACAAGGCCAGCCTGAAAAAGAAACTTCTGTGCGATACGGATGTGGAACTGGCCATCTACTGCATGAAAAACGATATTCTGTAA
- the xrtA gene encoding exosortase A, producing the protein MPPSREPFFPPTAPGAGQAAVLPLGEALTAFRLPLLLGLVALAVAYHQVVAAMVHDWYVDDNASHGFLIPLIAGYLVWTRREELAAVPTGSSPAGLGVAVAAALMLVAGWLATEFFTMRLSLLVALAGCVLYWLGREVFSKLLTPLLFLVFMIPIPAVVYDAAAFPLKLFVSWFSVGVLKLMGLMVVREGNVILFPNVTLEVVEACSGLRSLTSLLALATAYALVLVRSPWQRLILIAAAVPIAVFANVLRVVVTGVLARHIGAAAAEGFFHEFAGLATFALALVALAGLHQVLRRFR; encoded by the coding sequence ATGCCGCCATCACGGGAACCTTTCTTCCCGCCGACCGCTCCGGGAGCCGGGCAGGCCGCCGTACTGCCGCTGGGGGAGGCCTTGACGGCCTTCCGGCTTCCCCTCCTCCTGGGGCTCGTGGCCCTGGCCGTGGCCTACCATCAGGTCGTCGCGGCCATGGTCCATGACTGGTATGTGGACGACAATGCCTCCCACGGCTTTCTCATTCCGCTCATTGCCGGCTACCTCGTCTGGACGCGCCGGGAGGAGCTGGCCGCCGTGCCGACCGGTTCGAGTCCGGCCGGGCTCGGCGTGGCCGTGGCCGCGGCCCTCATGCTCGTGGCCGGCTGGCTGGCCACGGAATTTTTCACCATGCGCCTGTCGCTCCTCGTGGCCCTGGCCGGGTGCGTGCTCTACTGGCTGGGCCGGGAAGTCTTCTCGAAGCTGCTGACGCCCTTGCTCTTCCTGGTGTTCATGATTCCCATTCCGGCCGTGGTCTACGATGCCGCCGCCTTTCCGCTCAAGCTCTTCGTGAGCTGGTTTTCGGTCGGCGTGCTCAAGCTCATGGGCCTCATGGTGGTTCGCGAGGGCAACGTCATCCTGTTCCCCAACGTCACCCTGGAGGTGGTGGAGGCCTGCAGCGGCCTGCGTTCCCTGACCTCGCTCCTGGCCTTGGCCACGGCCTACGCCCTGGTCCTCGTGCGGTCGCCCTGGCAGCGCCTGATCCTGATCGCCGCCGCCGTCCCCATCGCCGTTTTCGCCAATGTCCTGCGGGTGGTGGTCACGGGCGTGCTGGCCCGCCACATCGGGGCCGCGGCGGCGGAGGGCTTTTTCCACGAATTCGCCGGATTGGCGACATTCGCCTTGGCGCTTGTCGCCCTGGCCGGCCTGCACCAGGTCCTGCGGAGGTTCCGGTGA
- a CDS encoding exosortase C-terminal domain/associated protein EpsI, with amino-acid sequence MKTPWYRYLAIYCLFLATAGYIALHRETAEPLARPLADFPARVGAWRTVHQEQFSRELLEVLRPSDYLSRRYLGPDGKTVNLYIGYHDGAQGSGPIHSPKNCLPGSGWFEVVSRPVEFDVGGERVRLTQAIYRQGERQELFVYWFMVRGEVLSTEIGLKLAEIANSVQHGQRGASFVRLNLGTQNDPAEAASVAEAFIKQAYPVIHFFLAP; translated from the coding sequence GTGAAGACACCCTGGTATCGGTATCTGGCAATCTATTGCCTCTTCCTGGCCACGGCCGGCTACATCGCCCTGCACCGGGAGACGGCCGAGCCCCTGGCCCGGCCCCTGGCGGACTTTCCCGCCCGGGTCGGAGCCTGGCGCACGGTCCACCAGGAGCAGTTCAGCCGGGAGCTCCTGGAGGTGCTGCGGCCAAGCGACTACCTGTCGCGGCGCTATCTGGGACCTGACGGGAAAACCGTCAACCTCTACATCGGCTACCACGACGGGGCCCAAGGGTCCGGGCCCATCCATTCCCCCAAGAACTGCCTGCCGGGCAGCGGCTGGTTCGAGGTCGTGTCGCGGCCGGTCGAATTCGACGTCGGCGGGGAACGCGTTCGCCTGACCCAGGCCATCTACCGCCAGGGCGAGCGCCAGGAATTGTTCGTGTACTGGTTCATGGTCCGGGGGGAGGTCCTGTCCACCGAAATCGGTCTCAAGCTGGCGGAGATCGCCAACTCGGTGCAACACGGCCAGCGGGGCGCAAGCTTCGTGCGCCTGAACCTTGGCACGCAAAACGATCCGGCCGAGGCCGCGTCCGTCGCCGAAGCCTTCATCAAGCAAGCCTATCCGGTCATCCACTTCTTTCTGGCGCCCTAA
- the prsK gene encoding XrtA/PEP-CTERM system histidine kinase PrsK, which produces MHTILVAASLTLGLALCIMILFRSQFVPSDGLLLIGLLGLSAAELLNAQALASSADVLAFERWSLAAHGLAFWALAGFSLVYARILQPHSLSRFQLLLLTACAALPTLPLVLPAPSLFFAPALHAPWVIPLTRLGFYHQLGLLLAVLFSLYNLEGTLTSATHVKRWRIKFFVLGLMAMLASQLLVISEVLLYRELDLTLSPTRQIGFLLGVLLMGYSLATRGGEEKIVFSRRLAYKSLVLFAVGVYLVSIGLLGQAMRQFDDLNKSTVIMSLSLLGGVGVLTLFLSETVRRKVKTDMCKYFYKDKYDYRLQWLDFIRRLVDVGDLKDLYQAVLLGFCENLGMGQAALYLRDARTGSFEPIHQWEMGAANTPLPPDHPWCQPPSFAGEVSDLRHVPPPPPAPAASFLVPLMHGPLFEGFILLDHPFNSREAYDEEDFELMEALAHQATSAILLMRLADELSAAREMEAMGKVSAFVLHDLKNLVHTLSLIVENAKNYIQMPEFQQDMLEALDNSMSKMMALIHRLRGVPSSEALRCEDTDLLELARESSKSVPDGVLSVHGDSVPATVDRAEMSKVLVNLFRNAMEASQGNRPVEVEVGREGQPYVKVSDSGCGMDEEFIRKRLFVPFATTKDKGHGMGIGLYQSKQIVEAHGGRLMVESQPGRGSTFTVLLPDAQPS; this is translated from the coding sequence ATGCACACCATTCTCGTCGCCGCGTCCCTCACCCTTGGGCTGGCGCTTTGCATCATGATCCTGTTTCGCAGCCAGTTCGTGCCGAGCGACGGCCTGCTCCTGATCGGCCTGCTCGGGCTGTCGGCCGCCGAACTGCTCAACGCCCAGGCGCTGGCCTCCTCGGCCGACGTCCTGGCCTTCGAACGGTGGAGCCTGGCGGCCCACGGCCTGGCTTTCTGGGCCCTGGCCGGTTTCAGCCTGGTCTATGCCAGAATCCTGCAGCCGCACTCCCTCTCGAGGTTCCAGCTCCTTCTCCTCACGGCCTGCGCGGCCCTGCCCACCCTGCCCCTCGTCCTGCCGGCGCCGAGCCTGTTTTTCGCCCCGGCCCTCCACGCCCCCTGGGTCATTCCGCTGACCCGGCTCGGGTTCTACCATCAGCTGGGCCTCCTTCTGGCCGTGCTCTTTTCCCTCTACAACCTGGAGGGGACCCTGACGAGCGCCACCCATGTCAAACGGTGGCGCATCAAGTTCTTCGTGCTCGGCCTCATGGCCATGCTGGCCTCCCAGCTCCTGGTCATCAGCGAAGTGCTCCTTTACCGCGAGCTCGACCTGACCCTCAGTCCCACCCGGCAGATCGGCTTTCTGCTCGGCGTCCTCTTGATGGGCTATTCCCTGGCCACCCGGGGCGGGGAGGAGAAGATCGTCTTCTCGCGGCGGCTGGCCTACAAGTCCCTGGTGCTCTTCGCCGTCGGCGTCTACCTCGTCAGCATCGGGCTCCTCGGCCAGGCCATGCGCCAGTTCGACGACTTGAACAAGTCCACGGTCATCATGTCCCTGTCCCTTCTCGGCGGGGTCGGCGTGCTCACGCTCTTTTTGTCCGAGACCGTCCGCCGCAAGGTCAAGACGGACATGTGCAAGTATTTCTACAAGGACAAGTACGACTACCGGCTCCAGTGGCTGGATTTCATCCGCCGCCTGGTCGACGTCGGCGATCTGAAGGACCTCTACCAGGCCGTGCTCCTCGGGTTTTGCGAAAACCTGGGCATGGGCCAGGCGGCCCTCTACCTGCGCGACGCCCGGACCGGGAGTTTCGAACCGATCCACCAATGGGAGATGGGCGCGGCCAACACCCCCCTGCCGCCCGACCATCCCTGGTGCCAGCCGCCGTCGTTCGCCGGCGAGGTCAGCGACCTGCGCCATGTGCCCCCGCCCCCGCCGGCCCCGGCGGCCAGTTTTCTGGTGCCCCTCATGCACGGGCCCCTTTTCGAGGGATTCATCCTCCTCGACCATCCGTTCAATTCCCGGGAAGCCTACGACGAGGAGGACTTCGAGCTCATGGAGGCCCTGGCCCACCAGGCGACCTCGGCCATCCTGCTCATGCGCCTGGCCGACGAACTGTCCGCGGCCCGGGAAATGGAGGCCATGGGCAAGGTCTCGGCCTTTGTGCTCCACGACCTCAAAAACCTGGTCCACACCCTGTCGCTCATTGTGGAAAACGCCAAGAACTACATCCAGATGCCGGAATTTCAGCAGGACATGCTCGAGGCCCTCGACAACTCCATGTCCAAGATGATGGCCCTTATCCATCGGCTGCGGGGGGTGCCGAGCAGCGAGGCCCTGCGCTGCGAGGACACGGACCTGCTGGAGCTGGCCCGGGAATCCTCCAAGTCCGTGCCGGACGGCGTCCTTTCGGTCCACGGCGATTCCGTGCCCGCCACCGTGGACCGGGCCGAAATGTCCAAGGTGCTGGTCAACCTGTTTCGCAACGCCATGGAGGCGAGCCAGGGGAATCGTCCCGTGGAGGTGGAGGTCGGACGCGAGGGCCAGCCCTACGTCAAGGTCAGCGATTCCGGGTGCGGCATGGACGAGGAGTTCATCCGCAAGCGGCTTTTCGTCCCCTTTGCCACCACCAAGGACAAGGGGCACGGCATGGGGATCGGCCTCTACCAGAGCAAGCAGATCGTCGAGGCCCATGGCGGCCGGCTCATGGTGGAAAGCCAGCCCGGCCGGGGCTCGACCTTCACCGTCCTTTTGCCCGACGCCCAACCCTCATAA